A region from the Rhizoctonia solani chromosome 13, complete sequence genome encodes:
- a CDS encoding Transposase, whose protein sequence is MPKGLPPSDVQNVVDKLKKGLHFSEVHSQTGVSPGIISRTRAMHCPELPKHSGGHPSKLSPTNICHATHLLTGPAPTTPCLVAQELSSTNEVAVSSLTVHWAVQKAGVVLFVKPKKPAMTKEHIKAHYEFAMAHQHWTMDDWKRVQWSDKTKINRFGSDGHCYAYKRVGQAPQPHQIIKTHKHG, encoded by the coding sequence ATGCCTAAAGGTTTGCCTCCCTCTGATGTCCAGAATGTTGTTGATAAGCTCAAAAAAGGCCTTCACTTCTCAGAAGTTCACTCTCAAACTGGTGTCAGTCCTGGAATAATTAGCAGGACAAGGGCAATGCACTGTCCTGAGCTCCCCAAGCACTCTGGTGGCCACCCTTCTAAGCTCTCACCAACCAATATTTGCCATGCCACCCACTTGTTGACTGGCCCTGCCCCCACAACCCCATGCCTAGTTGCTCAAGAGCTCTCTAGCACAAATGAGGTTGCTGTCTCAAGCCTTACTGTGCATTGGGCAGTGCAGAAAGCTGGTGTGGTGCTTTTTGTCAAGCCCAAAAAGCCAGCTATGACAAAGGAACATATCAAGGCACATTATGAATTTGCTATGGCACACCAGCACTGGACAATGGATGACTGGAAGAGGGTTCAATGGTCAGATAAGACCAAGATCAACAGATTTGGGTCAGATGGGCACTGCTATGCCTATAAAAGGGTTGGCCAGGCACCTCAGCCCCACCAGATCATCAAAACCCACAAGCATGGATGA
- a CDS encoding Transposable element Tcb2 transposase, translated as MFWGCMGWLGTGHGTKIEALLTKEVYVEILEDKFLQSLEHLGMEQDKQKIVVKWLEDHGIECLEWPANSPNQNPIENLWVELKRHLGKYEELPNGML; from the exons ATGTTTTGGGGATGTATGGGGTGGCTAGGGACTGGGCATGGTACCAAGATAGAAGCATTGTTGACCAAGGAAGTTTATGTAGAGATTTTGGAGGACAAATTCCTGCAGAGCCTGGAGCATTTAGGGATGGAACAGGACAAG CAAAAAATTGTTGTGAAATGGCTTGAAGATCATGGAATTGAGTGTCTTGAGTGGCCAGCAAATTCTCCCAACCAAAACCCCATTGAGAATCTATGGGTGGAGCTCAAGAGGCACCTTGGCAAGTATGAGGAGCTGCCCAATGGGATGCTATAG